In the Gopherus evgoodei ecotype Sinaloan lineage unplaced genomic scaffold, rGopEvg1_v1.p scaffold_62_arrow_ctg1, whole genome shotgun sequence genome, one interval contains:
- the LOC115643536 gene encoding olfactory receptor 14I1-like, whose amino-acid sequence MSNRTTVTEFLLLGFSDIWELQILHFVLFLLVYLAALVGNLLIIMVVAFDHHLHTPMYFFLMNLSILDLGSISVTVPKSMANSLSNTRLISYSGCIVQVFLFMFLLSSDLALLTIMAYDRYIAICQPLRYERVMNRRACVQMAASAWMSGLIYSALHTGNIFGGNFCGENVVDQFFCEIPQLLKLICSDSYLNEFGVIAFGACLAVGCFVFVIVSYVQIFKIVLRIPSEQGWHKAFSTFLPHLIVISMFLSVSSFAYLKPTSSSTTGLDILVAILYSMVPPVMNPIIYSMRNKKIKDAIGKLTGWRLFTKNKSTICLP is encoded by the coding sequence atgtccaaccgaACCACTGTAACTGAATTTCTTCTTCTGGGATTCTCTGACatctgggagctgcagattttgcactttgttcTATTTCTATTGGTTTACCTGGCAGCCCTGGTTGGTAATCTTCTCATCATCATGGTTGTAGCCTTTGACCACCACcttcacactcccatgtacttcttcctgatgaatttGTCCATCCTAGACCTcggctccatctctgtcactgtccccaaatccatggctaATTCTCTAAGCAACACTAGGTTGATTTCCTATTCTGGATGCATTGTCCAAGTCTTTCTCTTCATGTTCCTTCTTTCATCAGATCTTGCCTTACTGACCATCATGGCGTACGACCGATACATCGCCATCTGCCAACCTCTGCGCTATGAGagagtgatgaacaggagagcttgtgttCAAATGGCTGCAAGTGCCTGGATGAGTGGTCTTATCTACTCCGCACTACACACTGGGAACATATTTGGTGGAAATTTTTGTGGAGAGAATGTGGTGGACCAATTCTTTTGTGAAATCCCTCAGCTACTCAAGCTCATCTGCTCTGACTCATACCTCAATGAATTTGGGGTTATTGCATTTGGTGCATGTTTAGCTGTAGGTTGCTTTGTTTTCGTAATTGTGtcgtatgttcagatcttcaaaatagtgctgagaatcccctctgagcagggctggcataaagccttctccaccttccTTCCTCATCTCATTGTCATTTCCATGTTTCTTTCTGTTTCCTCCTTTGCCTATCTGAAGCCCACCTCCAGCTCAACAACAGGGCTGGATATCTTAGTGGCTATTCTCTATTCCATGGTGCCTCCAGTGATGAATCCAATTATCTATAGCATGAGGAATAAGAAGATCAAAGATGCAATTGGAAAGCTGACTGGGTGGAGGTTATTCACCAAGAATAAGAGTACTATCTGTCTCCCCTGA